One window of the Anguilla rostrata isolate EN2019 chromosome 13, ASM1855537v3, whole genome shotgun sequence genome contains the following:
- the LOC135237208 gene encoding arf-GAP with GTPase, ANK repeat and PH domain-containing protein 1-like isoform X5: MNSVKVAHSSAIRAEVKRHETVKNTITKLFKQLERIEDQQLRTGLKLYLHSVQAACANSQEWTLSRSIPELRLGVLGSLRSGKSALVHRYLTGSYHPLESAEGGRFKKEVLVDGQNHLLLIREEAGPPDAQFSSWLDGAILVFSLENEPSFQEVYKSYSQLAVHRNVAEVPLIVVGTQDKIGSTNPRVIEDARARQLCCDVRRCTYYETCATYGLNVNRVFTEAAQKIVAVKKQALLLASCKSLPNSPSHSGGSTPLSGAFPGQASNGGQSSDYSSSLPSTPVISHKEMRGVSGGEAGGSATPGPQRSTPRRRTSRFTNRRGSDSEKRAADGKGDVGSGRSIPIKQSILLKRSGNSLNKEWKKKYVTLSNNGMLSYHSSVNDYMLNNHGKEIDLLRVTVKVPGKRPPRAVTSCGPAPGLNGLVKDMPGPDGASAAPTFPSSLLPVEEGSGSGVSPRGDKGAQKCPSSLPSKAQSVDSAIETVSSPPSAKDLAPASPMIDRKKHRRKKSMNQKGDAAIGQAEDEENFDFMIVSSTGQTWHFEAQSMEERDAWVQAIESQILASLQSCESSRNKARRNSQSEAVALQAIRNAKGNSLCVDCEAPNPTWASLNLGALICIECSGIHRNLGTHLSRVRSLDLDDWPRELTLVLSAIGNHTANSIWESRTLGRQKPTPDSTREERESWIRAKYEQRVFVPPLPAAGGTLSARLLSAVTQRDLPALLLLLAHSTKEEINAPPPPVLPGGAPQQPHPALHAACQLADVVMTQLLVWYGSDVKARDTQGQTALALARRAGSQECADILLQHGCPNEPPPPALTPTLSRKSSSTSLSRTNSRRGVS, from the exons CGGCCTGTGCCAACAGTCAAGAATGGACCCTGAGTCGCTCCATCCCTGAACTTCGCCTG ggGGTTCTGGGCAGTCTCAGGAGTGGAAAGTCTGCCCTGGTCCACAGATACCTGACAGGGAGCTATCACCCTCTGGAATCTGCTGAAG GGGGCCGGTTTAAGAAAGAGGTCCTGGTGGACGGACAGAATCACCTGCTGCTAATCAGAGAGGAGGCCGGCCCGCCggatgcacag TTCAGCTCCTGGCTGGACGGGGCCATCCTGGTCTTCAGCCTGGAGAACGAGCCAAGCTTCCAGGAGGTGTACAAGAGCTACAGCCAGCTGGCCGTGCACCGCAACGTGGCGGAGGTCCCGCTGATAGTGGTGGGGACGCAGG ATAAGATCGGCAGCACCAACCCGCGGGTGATCGAGGACGCGCGGGCGCGGCAGCTGTGCTGCGACGTGCGGCGGTGTACGTACTACGAGACCTGCGCCACCTACGGGCTGAATGTCAACCGCGTCTTCACTGAAG CTGCTCAGAAGATAGTGGCGGTGAAGAAGCAAGCACTCCTCCTGGCGTCCTGCAAGTCCCTGCCCAACTCCCCCAGCCATTCGGGGGGCTCCACTCCCCTCTCCGGAGCCTTTCCTGGACAG gccAGTAATGGAGGCCAGAGCAGTGActactcctcctctctgccctccACCCCTGTCATCAGCCACAAGGAGATGAGGGGGGTGTCGGGAGGTGAAGCAGGGGGGAGCGCCACCCCGGGGCCGCAGCGGAGCACCCCCCGCCGCCGCACCTCCCGCTTCACG AACCGGCGCGGCAGCGACTCGGAGAAGAGGGCTGCCGATGGTAAAGGGGACGTGGGCAGCGGGCGGTCGATCCCCATCAAACAG AGCATCCTGCTGAAGCGCAGCGGAAACTCCCTCAACAAGGAGTGGAAGAAGAAGTATGTTACCCTGTCCAACAACGGCATGCTGTCCTACCACTCGAGCGTCAAC GACTACATGCTGAATAATCACGGGAAGGAGATAGACTTGTTGCGTGTGACGGTCAAGGTGCCGGGGAAACGGCCACCGCGTGCTGTGACTtcctgtggccccgcccccggcctcAACGGATTGGTCAAGGACATGCCTGGGCCCGACGGGGCAAGTGCAG CTCCTACATTTCCCAGTAGCCTCCTGCCAGTAGAAGAGGGGAGTGGGAGTGGCGTGTCACCAAGAGGGGATAAGGGGGCACAGAAGTGCCCCTCATCACTTCCAAGCAAGGCGCAAAGTGTGG ACTCAGCCATTGAAACAGTATCCAGTCCCCCCTCTGCAAAAGACCTGGCTCCAGCCTCCCCAATGATTGACAGGAAGAAACACAGAAGGAAGAAAAGCATGAACCAGAAAGGCGATGCTGCCATTGGACAAGCTGAGG ACGAGGAAAATTTTGACTTCATGATCGTGTCGAGCACGGGCCAGACGTGGCACTTCGAGGCCCAGAGCATGGAGGAGCGGGACGCCTGGGTCCAGGCCATCGAGAGCCAGATCCTGGCCAGCCTGCAGTCCTGTGAGAGCAGCAGAAACAAG gctCGGAGGAACAGCCAGAGTGAAGCAGTAGCACTGCAGGCTATTCGTAACGCCAAGGGCAACAGCCTGTGTGTGGATTGCGAAGCGCCAA ACCCCACGTGGGCCAGCCTGAATTTGGGGGCGCTGATCTGCATCGAGTGCTCGGGGATCCACCGTAACCTGGGGACCCACCTGTCGCGCGTGCGCTCGCTGGACCTGGACGACTGGCCGCGCGAGCTCACCCTGGTCCTCAGCGCCATCGGCAACCACACCGCCAACAGCATCTGGGAGAGCCGCACCCTGGGCCGCCAGAAGCCCACGCCGGACTCCACGCG ggaggagagggagtcGTGGATCCGGGCCAAGTACGAGCAGCGGGTGTTCGTGCCCCCCCTGCCAGCGGCGGGCGGGACCCTGTCCGCCCGGCTGCTCTCCGCGGTCACCCAGAGGGACCTCCCcgccctgctgctcctcctggcGCACAGCACCAAGGAGGAGATcaacgcccccccgccccccgtcctgCCCGGCGgcgccccccagcagccccaccccgccctgcacGCCGCCTGCCAGCTCGCCGACGTGGTCATGACCCAGCTCCTCGTCTGG TATGGCAGTGATGTGAAAGCGCGGGACACCCAAGGCCAGACGGCGCTGGCACTGGCTCGCCGGGCGGGGAGCCAGGAGTGTGCGGACATCCTGCTGCAGCATGGCTGCCCAAAcgagccccccccgcccgccctcaCGCCTACCCTCTCCCGaaagagcagcagcaccagcctGAGCCGTACCAACTCCAGGAGAGGGGTGTCCTAA
- the LOC135237208 gene encoding arf-GAP with GTPase, ANK repeat and PH domain-containing protein 2-like isoform X4, protein MNSVKVAHSSAIRAEVKRHETVKNTITKLFKQLERIEDQQLRTGLKLYLHSVQAACANSQEWTLSRSIPELRLGVLGSLRSGKSALVHRYLTGSYHPLESAEGGRFKKEVLVDGQNHLLLIREEAGPPDAQFSSWLDGAILVFSLENEPSFQEVYKSYSQLAVHRNVAEVPLIVVGTQDKIGSTNPRVIEDARARQLCCDVRRCTYYETCATYGLNVNRVFTEAAQKIVAVKKQALLLASCKSLPNSPSHSGGSTPLSGAFPGQASNGGQSSDYSSSLPSTPVISHKEMRGVSGGEAGGSATPGPQRSTPRRRTSRFTNRRGSDSEKRAADGKGDVGSGRSIPIKQSILLKRSGNSLNKEWKKKYVTLSNNGMLSYHSSVNDYMLNNHGKEIDLLRVTVKVPGKRPPRAVTSCGPAPGLNGLVKDMPGPDGASAAPTFPSSLLPVEEGSGSGVSPRGDKGAQKCPSSLPSKAQSVDSAIETVSSPPSAKDLAPASPMIDRKKHRRKKSMNQKGDAAIGQAEAKRKMWKLKSFGSLRNIYKTDEENFDFMIVSSTGQTWHFEAQSMEERDAWVQAIESQILASLQSCESSRNKARRNSQSEAVALQAIRNAKGNSLCVDCEAPNPTWASLNLGALICIECSGIHRNLGTHLSRVRSLDLDDWPRELTLVLSAIGNHTANSIWESRTLGRQKPTPDSTREERESWIRAKYEQRVFVPPLPAAGGTLSARLLSAVTQRDLPALLLLLAHSTKEEINAPPPPVLPGGAPQQPHPALHAACQLADVVMTQLLVWYGSDVKARDTQGQTALALARRAGSQECADILLQHGCPNEPPPPALTPTLSRKSSSTSLSRTNSRRGVS, encoded by the exons CGGCCTGTGCCAACAGTCAAGAATGGACCCTGAGTCGCTCCATCCCTGAACTTCGCCTG ggGGTTCTGGGCAGTCTCAGGAGTGGAAAGTCTGCCCTGGTCCACAGATACCTGACAGGGAGCTATCACCCTCTGGAATCTGCTGAAG GGGGCCGGTTTAAGAAAGAGGTCCTGGTGGACGGACAGAATCACCTGCTGCTAATCAGAGAGGAGGCCGGCCCGCCggatgcacag TTCAGCTCCTGGCTGGACGGGGCCATCCTGGTCTTCAGCCTGGAGAACGAGCCAAGCTTCCAGGAGGTGTACAAGAGCTACAGCCAGCTGGCCGTGCACCGCAACGTGGCGGAGGTCCCGCTGATAGTGGTGGGGACGCAGG ATAAGATCGGCAGCACCAACCCGCGGGTGATCGAGGACGCGCGGGCGCGGCAGCTGTGCTGCGACGTGCGGCGGTGTACGTACTACGAGACCTGCGCCACCTACGGGCTGAATGTCAACCGCGTCTTCACTGAAG CTGCTCAGAAGATAGTGGCGGTGAAGAAGCAAGCACTCCTCCTGGCGTCCTGCAAGTCCCTGCCCAACTCCCCCAGCCATTCGGGGGGCTCCACTCCCCTCTCCGGAGCCTTTCCTGGACAG gccAGTAATGGAGGCCAGAGCAGTGActactcctcctctctgccctccACCCCTGTCATCAGCCACAAGGAGATGAGGGGGGTGTCGGGAGGTGAAGCAGGGGGGAGCGCCACCCCGGGGCCGCAGCGGAGCACCCCCCGCCGCCGCACCTCCCGCTTCACG AACCGGCGCGGCAGCGACTCGGAGAAGAGGGCTGCCGATGGTAAAGGGGACGTGGGCAGCGGGCGGTCGATCCCCATCAAACAG AGCATCCTGCTGAAGCGCAGCGGAAACTCCCTCAACAAGGAGTGGAAGAAGAAGTATGTTACCCTGTCCAACAACGGCATGCTGTCCTACCACTCGAGCGTCAAC GACTACATGCTGAATAATCACGGGAAGGAGATAGACTTGTTGCGTGTGACGGTCAAGGTGCCGGGGAAACGGCCACCGCGTGCTGTGACTtcctgtggccccgcccccggcctcAACGGATTGGTCAAGGACATGCCTGGGCCCGACGGGGCAAGTGCAG CTCCTACATTTCCCAGTAGCCTCCTGCCAGTAGAAGAGGGGAGTGGGAGTGGCGTGTCACCAAGAGGGGATAAGGGGGCACAGAAGTGCCCCTCATCACTTCCAAGCAAGGCGCAAAGTGTGG ACTCAGCCATTGAAACAGTATCCAGTCCCCCCTCTGCAAAAGACCTGGCTCCAGCCTCCCCAATGATTGACAGGAAGAAACACAGAAGGAAGAAAAGCATGAACCAGAAAGGCGATGCTGCCATTGGACAAGCTGAGG CCAAGCGCAAAATGTGGAAATTAAAAAGCTTTGGTAGTTTGAGAAACATTTACAAGACAG ACGAGGAAAATTTTGACTTCATGATCGTGTCGAGCACGGGCCAGACGTGGCACTTCGAGGCCCAGAGCATGGAGGAGCGGGACGCCTGGGTCCAGGCCATCGAGAGCCAGATCCTGGCCAGCCTGCAGTCCTGTGAGAGCAGCAGAAACAAG gctCGGAGGAACAGCCAGAGTGAAGCAGTAGCACTGCAGGCTATTCGTAACGCCAAGGGCAACAGCCTGTGTGTGGATTGCGAAGCGCCAA ACCCCACGTGGGCCAGCCTGAATTTGGGGGCGCTGATCTGCATCGAGTGCTCGGGGATCCACCGTAACCTGGGGACCCACCTGTCGCGCGTGCGCTCGCTGGACCTGGACGACTGGCCGCGCGAGCTCACCCTGGTCCTCAGCGCCATCGGCAACCACACCGCCAACAGCATCTGGGAGAGCCGCACCCTGGGCCGCCAGAAGCCCACGCCGGACTCCACGCG ggaggagagggagtcGTGGATCCGGGCCAAGTACGAGCAGCGGGTGTTCGTGCCCCCCCTGCCAGCGGCGGGCGGGACCCTGTCCGCCCGGCTGCTCTCCGCGGTCACCCAGAGGGACCTCCCcgccctgctgctcctcctggcGCACAGCACCAAGGAGGAGATcaacgcccccccgccccccgtcctgCCCGGCGgcgccccccagcagccccaccccgccctgcacGCCGCCTGCCAGCTCGCCGACGTGGTCATGACCCAGCTCCTCGTCTGG TATGGCAGTGATGTGAAAGCGCGGGACACCCAAGGCCAGACGGCGCTGGCACTGGCTCGCCGGGCGGGGAGCCAGGAGTGTGCGGACATCCTGCTGCAGCATGGCTGCCCAAAcgagccccccccgcccgccctcaCGCCTACCCTCTCCCGaaagagcagcagcaccagcctGAGCCGTACCAACTCCAGGAGAGGGGTGTCCTAA